Within Flavobacterium pisciphilum, the genomic segment GATTGGTGTGATGCAGGCGTAAGCAAAATCCAATATGCAAAATCTGGAAACTCAAAATCAAAACTTCACGGGAAGATTATTCATTTCAAGACAAAAAATGGAAAAGAATTTTGCTTGTTCGGTAGTGCCAATATTACACCTGCAGGATTGGGATTATTGGGCAAAAATTCAAATGCAGAAGTTTCACTTCTTATTCAGTCAGAAAAAGGTGGATTATTAAATCAATTAGGCATAAAACTGAAAACAAGCAATAGTAAAAGCCTTGATGAATTTACAGCGACTACAAATCAGTCAATTTATGAAACTATAATCAAGAACAATCAATTTAAAGTACAGTTGCTTTGTGCAGAGTTGATTTATGATGAATTTATACTTCATTCCACTGGAACTTATACCGATGAATTCAAGGTTGTTTTCTTCGATAAACAAAACCGATTTTTGTATTCCAAAACTTTCTCAAATTATGCGAAAGAGCTAAAAATAACAGTCAATTTAGAATTAGGCAGTTTCCTATATGTGCAATTGACAAATGTTAATGATGGGATTATCTCAAATAAACTATTAATTTCCGATTATTTCCTTTTGGCGAAAACGCATCCTAACCCAAAAACAGAGGAAATTGAGAAAATTTATAGCGAAATTCAAAATGGCGAACTAAGTAAAGTTCTTGACTTGTTGCATTACGCCATCTTTGACGAAACAGAAAATGAGACAGGAGCCAGCTTTTTAGATAGTAGGAGAAGCACGTTTACAAAGCTGAATGATGACAAAGAACCTGAAAAACTTTACGATCTCTCTTCCTATAAAGCAATAGAAAATTCTGGATTTGAAAAAAACCTTCTACTCTCTTCTCTTTCCCTACGTGTTTTAGATGTTTTGAAGTTCATCAATTTAAATGGAATTTCAACAAATAAACAAGCTGATATAAGTATTGATGAGCAAGAAGACGATTTAGGCAACATAAATGGAAATGAGGAAGGAGAAGTGGCAACGGTTCGTAACCTCTCTTTTGTCATTCTTAAATCTGAAAAAAGAAAGTTGATGAACTACTTTGATAACCTTTACAATTACCAACAAGAAATTCTCTATGGGAATAGTCGACCAAAAACATATAGGCCTACACTTACAGATTTGACTAAATATTTAATCGCTCTTGAGTTGATAAGTGAATACGGAGGGAAATCTGCAAAGTATGACGAACAAGACACGCACCATTTTTTCAGTTATTTACCATTTGTAGACGATTATGACAATAACAATGTAAAGGGTTGTTGTTTAAACTTAATTGGCGACTTTTTGATGCTGGCAAGAAGCGGATTTAAAGCGTATGAATTTGACTATACAAAAAAGAAAATCGAGGAACTAAAAAAAGAGGCACTCATAAATACAATTGTTTGCTTAATTAACAATCGATGGAAAGATGATGAATTACATTACTTTTTTACTATGGCTTTAAATGCACTTCATTATTTAGGTTGTAGGAATGTAGATGATTTCAATAGCAATTTTGTAGAATTAAAATCCAAAATTAATATTAGAATTTCCGAGCTGAAAAACAGAACAAAAGGATTTGAAAAAAACTTAGAGATATTTTACGAAAGACTATGTCCTTCGTTTATAAAAGTGATTGAACAGATTGAAGATAAGAACTTTGATACATCAGCAGTTAACGGGCAAATTATTTACAAATCGCCTTGGGGTTATAGCTACGTTCAGTACGTAAATAAAACAAACGATTTTACTTTAATCAGACCTGGCTTTATGTGGGACTATGATAAAGAAGATTACATAAAACACAGTCCAGACGAAATTTATTTACCTCTAAAACTCTCATCTTTTATATGCACCGATTTGTAAGTTAAAAAATCGGATAACTTTTGGGTTATCCGATTTGCGCTATTTAAGTCCTGTTTTGTAAGTGTTATCAAGTTTGTTATGAATAATTGTAGCTACAACCAATACTTCAGTCATTTCTGAAAGTTGAGTGTCTTCTAATATTTTCGGGTTATGCGCTTTTGGATTTCGGTACATAGAAAAAAATCCTTTACAGAAGTTGCCGAAACCCTTATGCTCACTTTCTTCGCTTGGATTATTCAGCATATTAAAAGCAAGCATAGGTCTTTTGTCTTTTCCTAAAGCAAAACAATCATCAACCAGATCTACTCCATCTGAAGTATAGCCACTTTTCTGCCTAAGTCTTTCCGCAACACTTTTTGTGATTTCTAGTATAGAGTGAAAATAATTTTCTTTCAGCCATTCGGCTTCGCAGTATGGTAAAATTTCTGAATGAACTCCGATACCGTGTACTTTTTCTTTGATTTTAAGTGACCTGCTTTTAGCTTCTGAAATGGTTTTAGCCTTTTCAACTAGTCGGGGTTGTCCGGTTTTATCAATTTCTATCCCTTCGTAAACTAATTTTTCATTGATAGTTGTTCTGTCTCTTTCAAATTCGTCTTCGGAATTATATCTTTTAGGATTTAATAACCTAACTACAAATGCCAATACATTATTTCCACAATTGTCTTGTATTTGCTTTTCTTTTAATGCATAAAAAAGTCTGTCGGTTTTGTTTGTACCAATTTGCGATTGAGAAATATTAGCACCAGCTAAATGTTCTGTGATTTTTGTATGCGTTAATAGATTTGATATAATGTCAGATATATTTCGCAAGGTTATGTCATCAAAGGATTTTGTCATTTAAAAATGATTAATTCTGTTTCTGGATTTCCATGTTTTGGATTTCCCTATCTTTTTTCTCACGAGAATAAACCCAAAGTGATAAAAGTCCAAATATAATCAATCCATAAGCTATCCATTTACCAACCTTTTCAATAAATTTAATGAAAACCGAACTTTCATAAGATGAAAAACCTTCGGCTCCCATCGGACCACGCCTGTAAAACTTTCGTCGGTTAAGCCAATAGCGAAGTCCTAAACCTGCAATCAAAAATATTATTCCTATAACCAATGATGCGACCATAACAAAACACTTAAAATCTACTTTTTAAATTTACAAAAAAAAACAGTTTTAATATCCCTTAAAAAGAGAAATCCTGCTTTTTGTGGCAGGATTTCATTGTTTTTAATCAGCACTATTAAACTGAAAACTTATCTGTTTTTCATTTCCAAAGCTGTCCGAAATCCAAACATCAAAGGATTGCGAAACGGCAGATGTTGAAGTATAGTACAACCGAAATTGCTCTGTGGGTAATGGGTATAAATCGTTCGGTAAATATGGTTGCTCATCGTAATACCGCAATATGCCTTGTCCGTCAAATTGGAAATAGCGAAGAAAATACTGTGTGTTGCTGTAATTGCCTGTTCGCTGTATGTCAATGCGTATTTCTACCGTTTGTCCATTGGCTACATCTTTTGGAACTGGCATCACGTTTACCTCGAAAGGAAAATCGTTCTGTATTTCGAGTTCATCATCTTTACTACAAGATACTAAAGTTACCGAAGCTGTTAGGATTGCCAGCATTACATATATCGGCACTAATCCTATTCTGAATTTATTAAATATAG encodes:
- a CDS encoding molybdenum ABC transporter permease — translated: MVASLVIGIIFLIAGLGLRYWLNRRKFYRRGPMGAEGFSSYESSVFIKFIEKVGKWIAYGLIIFGLLSLWVYSREKKDREIQNMEIQKQN
- a CDS encoding TIGR02391 family protein — protein: MTKSFDDITLRNISDIISNLLTHTKITEHLAGANISQSQIGTNKTDRLFYALKEKQIQDNCGNNVLAFVVRLLNPKRYNSEDEFERDRTTINEKLVYEGIEIDKTGQPRLVEKAKTISEAKSRSLKIKEKVHGIGVHSEILPYCEAEWLKENYFHSILEITKSVAERLRQKSGYTSDGVDLVDDCFALGKDKRPMLAFNMLNNPSEESEHKGFGNFCKGFFSMYRNPKAHNPKILEDTQLSEMTEVLVVATIIHNKLDNTYKTGLK
- a CDS encoding DUF3872 domain-containing protein: MIAIFNKFRIGLVPIYVMLAILTASVTLVSCSKDDELEIQNDFPFEVNVMPVPKDVANGQTVEIRIDIQRTGNYSNTQYFLRYFQFDGQGILRYYDEQPYLPNDLYPLPTEQFRLYYTSTSAVSQSFDVWISDSFGNEKQISFQFNSAD